A genomic segment from Mustela lutreola isolate mMusLut2 chromosome 15, mMusLut2.pri, whole genome shotgun sequence encodes:
- the ALDOC gene encoding fructose-bisphosphate aldolase C, with product MPHSFPALSAEQKKELSDIALRIVAPGKGILAADESVGSMAKRLSQIGVENTEENRRLYRQVLFSADDRVKKCIGGVIFFHETLYQKDDNGVPFVRTIQDKGIVVGIKVDKGVVPLAGTDGETTTQGLDGLSERCAQYKKDGADFAKWRCVLKISERTPSALAILENANVLARYASICQQNGIVPIVEPEILPDGDHDLKRCQYVTEKVLAAVYKALSDHHVYLEGTLLKPNMVTPGHACPIKYSPEEIAMATVTALRRTVPPAVPGVTFLSGGQSEEEASLNLNAINRCPLPRPWALTFSYGRALQASALNAWRGQQDNAGAATEEFIKRAEVNGLAAQGKYEGSGEDGGAAAQSLYIANHAY from the exons ATGCCCCACTCATTCCCAGccctttctgctgagcagaaaaagGAGTTGTCTGACATTGCGCTCAGGATTGTGGCCCCAGGCAAAGGCATTCTGGCTGCCGATGAGTCTGTAG GCAGCATGGCCAAGCGGCTGAGCCAAATTGGTGTGGAGAACACAGAGGAAAACCGCAGGTTGTACCGCCAGGTCCTGTTCAGTGCTGATGACCGTGTGAAGAAGTGCATTGGCGGGGTCATCTTCTTCCATGAGACGCTCTACCAGAAAGACGATAATGGCGTTCCCTTCGTTCGTACCATTCAGGATAAAGGCATTGTCGTGGGGATCAAG GTTGACAAGGGCGTAGTGCCTCTAGCAGGGACTGACGGAGAAACCACCACTCAAG GGCTGGATGGGCTCTCGGAACGCTGTGCCCAATACAAGAAGGATGGTGCTGACTTTGCCAAGTGGCGTTGCGTGCTGAAAATCAGTGAGCGCACACCCTCAGCACTTGCCATTCTAGAGAATGCCAACGTGCTGGCCCGCTACGCCAGCATCTGCCAACAG AATGGCATTGTGCCTATTGTGGAGCCTGAAATCCTGCCAGATGGAGACCACGACCTCAAACGTTGTCAGTATGTTACCGAGAAG gtcttggctGCTGTGTACAAGGCCCTGAGTGACCATCACGTGTACCTGGAGGGGACCTTGCTCAAGCCCAACATGGTGACCCCTGGCCATGCCTGTCCCATTAAATATAGCCCAGAGGAGATCGCCATGGCAACTGTCACTGCCCTGCGTCGCACTGTGCCCCCAGCTGTCCCAG GAGTGACTTTCCTATCTGGGGGTCAGAGTGAAGAGGAGGCATCACTCAACCTCAATGCTATCAACCGCTGCCCCCTTCCTCGGCCCTGGGCCCTCACCTTTTCCTATGGGCGTGCCCTTCAGGCCTCTGCCCTCAATGCCTGGAGAGGGCAACAAGACAATGCTGGGGCTGCCACTGAGGAGTTCATCAAGCGGGCTGAG GTGAATGGGCTTGCAGCCCAGGGCAAGTATGAAGGCAGCGGAGAAGACGGGGGAGCAGCAGCACAGTCCCTCTATATTGCAAACCACGCCTACTGA